Proteins co-encoded in one Erwinia sp. genomic window:
- the yhaI gene encoding Inner membrane protein YhaI (ID:JIFNMEKO_00119;~source:Prodigal:2.6): MNWYLAVLKKYADFSGRARRKEFWMFTLINTIIALVLFMLFTVESLSSIVLVLSIIYLLATFIPNLAVTVRRLHDTNRSGWMLFVSCIPVVGYFIFLYFLCNDSTPGDNLFGGNPKV; this comes from the coding sequence ATGAATTGGTACCTCGCTGTTTTAAAGAAATATGCTGACTTTTCAGGTCGGGCACGACGCAAAGAGTTCTGGATGTTTACCCTGATTAATACGATTATTGCGCTGGTTCTTTTCATGCTTTTCACGGTGGAAAGTCTCTCATCAATCGTTTTGGTGCTGAGTATAATTTACTTATTAGCTACCTTTATACCTAACCTGGCTGTTACTGTCCGGCGTTTACATGATACAAACCGTTCAGGATGGATGTTATTCGTGAGCTGTATCCCTGTAGTTGGATATTTTATCTTCCTGTATTTCCTTTGCAATGACAGCACCCCCGGTGACAACCTCTTTGGTGGAAATCCTAAAGTATAA
- the fimA gene encoding Type-1 fimbrial protein, A chain (ID:JIFNMEKO_00120;~source:Prodigal:2.6), which yields MKQTASFSFIFVFMLLLSFKSQAYTCERVTPTSVITVPNLTIQRDLPVGSQIGAQYSTGTVSGYNCSNTYPALTAQAMGVKSYGTYVTTINGRRIFSTSVPGIGFAVGVTTVSSCNGYTGWVNGSNPSIGEENRLACGGNGILAQQITSIGHVVFYKTAETTGSGTVNARNVGAFIVRNNDSTWITPESCIQINSFSVTTLACSVNNTVISVPMGDVDKHDFSGVGSSPRSDKTRSFNIPLTCDPGARVNIKIEGDAQNATQGVLNLTSGANKASGVGIQLLYNDAPLTMGTSFFLGTNASQGEYTIPLKARYYQTGATMTPGTANGSATFTMIYQ from the coding sequence ATGAAACAGACTGCTTCTTTCTCGTTTATTTTTGTGTTTATGCTGTTGTTATCGTTTAAATCGCAGGCCTATACCTGTGAGCGGGTAACGCCAACGTCAGTGATTACGGTACCCAACCTGACTATTCAGCGTGATCTGCCGGTGGGTTCACAGATTGGTGCGCAATATTCAACCGGCACCGTATCAGGATATAACTGCTCTAACACATACCCTGCGCTGACGGCTCAGGCGATGGGTGTCAAATCCTACGGCACCTATGTGACCACCATCAACGGGCGGCGTATCTTCAGCACCAGTGTTCCAGGTATTGGTTTTGCCGTGGGCGTGACCACAGTCAGTTCCTGTAATGGCTACACTGGGTGGGTGAACGGTTCAAATCCTTCGATCGGAGAGGAGAACCGTCTTGCCTGTGGCGGTAATGGTATACTGGCGCAACAAATAACCTCCATAGGGCACGTTGTATTCTACAAAACCGCTGAGACTACTGGTTCGGGTACAGTCAATGCACGTAATGTGGGGGCTTTTATTGTCCGTAATAACGACAGTACCTGGATAACCCCGGAATCCTGTATTCAGATTAACAGCTTCAGTGTCACCACCCTTGCCTGTAGTGTTAATAACACGGTGATCAGTGTGCCAATGGGTGATGTGGATAAGCACGATTTTTCAGGGGTAGGTAGTTCACCCCGCAGTGATAAAACGCGCAGTTTCAACATTCCGTTAACCTGTGATCCGGGAGCACGGGTCAACATTAAGATAGAGGGCGATGCGCAGAATGCCACACAGGGGGTACTTAACCTGACCAGCGGTGCTAACAAGGCCAGCGGCGTGGGTATCCAGCTGCTTTATAATGATGCGCCACTGACAATGGGCACCTCATTTTTTCTAGGCACAAATGCCTCACAAGGGGAATACACCATTCCCCTGAAAGCCCGTTACTATCAGACCGGTGCGACCATGACACCGGGCACCGCCAACGGCAGCGCGACATTCACAATGATCTATCAGTGA
- the lpfC' gene encoding putative outer membrane usher protein LpfC' (ID:JIFNMEKO_00121;~source:Prodigal:2.6), whose protein sequence is MGGVVVHPYGVTLSQPLGETLALVKAPGAKRVKVQNNPGVYTNDAGYAIVPYVSPYHRNRISLNTASLTENVDIYKDTQTVVPSFGALTLADYKTVTGAKVFVTLQGRTIPFGAAASVKQGDVTVQGIVDARQRVYLSGLPEKGTIEVSWKGGACQAPYHLQTEKAAVLSVTAVCG, encoded by the coding sequence ATGGGGGGCGTGGTGGTTCACCCTTATGGCGTCACCTTGAGCCAGCCGCTGGGTGAGACACTTGCGTTAGTCAAAGCACCGGGCGCTAAACGGGTAAAAGTGCAGAATAATCCGGGTGTATACACCAATGATGCCGGTTATGCGATTGTGCCTTATGTGAGCCCTTATCACCGTAACCGTATCAGTCTGAATACCGCCTCTCTGACCGAAAATGTGGATATTTATAAAGATACCCAGACGGTGGTGCCGAGCTTCGGTGCACTGACCCTGGCGGATTACAAGACTGTCACCGGGGCAAAAGTGTTTGTCACGCTGCAGGGACGTACCATCCCTTTTGGTGCGGCGGCAAGTGTGAAGCAGGGTGACGTCACGGTGCAGGGCATTGTGGACGCCCGTCAGCGGGTGTATCTGAGCGGCCTTCCTGAAAAAGGGACTATTGAGGTCAGCTGGAAAGGGGGGGCGTGTCAGGCACCTTATCATTTACAGACAGAGAAAGCGGCGGTTCTGTCTGTTACCGCGGTATGCGGTTAA
- the elfC_1 gene encoding putative outer membrane usher protein ElfC (ID:JIFNMEKO_00122;~source:Prodigal:2.6) yields MSGAESRSDFRSGRDHNVYLNLRNGINLGPWRLRNYSTYSTASNAKKWNSITTYLQRDIKPLKSQLVVGESYTPSEVFDGFSFKGVQLYSDDSMQPESMRGFAPVVRGIAQSNAQVTIRQDGNVIWQSYVSPGPFSIKDLYPTSASGDLEVSVREADGTVRRFIQPFSSVPIMQREGRLKYTLALGKYNGLAGNSRKPEFMQSTLTYGLPGAATVYGGSLLARNYQAADVGVCKGLGEFGSVSLDGTFAATDFDTHKKQGGSFRFQYSKDIAMSGTTLTLAGYRYSTSGYYGFDEANGYYDRVPHFSDPDSTVSEEEQEREQQAYSNWRALHNKRSKIQLNINQTLNDYGSLYLSAYEQQFWGLSARERSVNFGYSNSYNGISYSLNYASSKTPYLGGTDNVVSLLCADPV; encoded by the coding sequence GTGTCGGGTGCGGAATCGCGCAGTGATTTCCGTTCCGGCCGTGACCATAATGTGTACCTGAATTTACGCAACGGGATAAACCTTGGGCCGTGGCGTCTGCGCAATTATTCGACCTACAGTACCGCCAGTAATGCAAAGAAGTGGAACAGCATCACGACTTACCTGCAGCGGGATATTAAACCGTTAAAAAGTCAGTTAGTGGTAGGTGAAAGCTATACACCGTCAGAGGTCTTTGACGGATTCTCATTCAAAGGGGTGCAGCTGTATTCGGACGACAGTATGCAGCCTGAAAGTATGCGCGGTTTTGCGCCGGTGGTCAGGGGGATTGCCCAGAGCAATGCCCAGGTGACCATACGGCAGGATGGCAATGTCATCTGGCAGTCGTATGTGTCACCCGGCCCCTTCTCAATAAAAGATCTGTACCCCACGTCTGCCAGCGGAGATCTGGAAGTGTCGGTACGTGAAGCGGATGGCACGGTGCGCCGGTTTATCCAGCCGTTTTCGTCGGTGCCTATCATGCAACGGGAAGGCCGTCTGAAATACACACTGGCACTCGGCAAATACAACGGACTGGCAGGCAACTCACGCAAGCCTGAATTTATGCAGTCGACACTGACCTATGGTCTGCCGGGCGCAGCAACAGTGTACGGCGGCTCACTGCTGGCGCGCAATTATCAGGCGGCTGACGTGGGTGTGTGTAAAGGCCTGGGTGAATTCGGCTCGGTCTCACTGGACGGCACATTTGCGGCCACCGATTTTGACACTCACAAAAAGCAGGGTGGCTCATTCCGCTTTCAGTATTCAAAAGACATCGCGATGAGTGGCACCACGCTGACCCTGGCGGGTTACCGTTACTCGACTTCCGGATATTACGGTTTTGATGAGGCCAACGGGTATTATGACCGTGTGCCGCACTTCTCTGACCCGGACAGTACGGTGAGTGAGGAGGAGCAGGAGCGTGAGCAGCAGGCTTACAGTAACTGGCGGGCGCTGCACAATAAACGCAGTAAAATTCAGCTGAATATAAACCAGACCTTAAATGATTACGGCAGCCTCTATCTGTCAGCGTACGAACAGCAGTTCTGGGGTCTTTCAGCCCGTGAGCGCAGTGTTAATTTTGGTTACAGTAACAGTTATAACGGCATCAGTTACTCACTGAACTATGCCAGTTCGAAAACACCTTATCTGGGCGGAACGGACAACGTGGTCTCTTTGTTATGTGCAGATCCCGTTTGA
- the sfmD gene encoding Outer membrane usher protein SfmD (ID:JIFNMEKO_00123;~source:Prodigal:2.6), producing the protein MLLRNVFPFTSRLLYLKSSILSAAICLALQPGFSYAEDYFAPEAVEREGGASTPVDLSTFSKAGGQAPGIYSTEVYVNGNFVDEREIQYELDDGKLIPALNKGDLVGWGTENNATPAFMLLNDGQKITKISSYIPDARIVFDFVQQRLDISIPQEYVRKNAQGYINRVSGMTACRCFSSTTGCRVRNRAVISVPAVTIMCT; encoded by the coding sequence ATGTTACTGCGAAACGTCTTTCCTTTTACATCCCGGTTATTATATTTAAAATCCTCGATACTCAGCGCCGCGATCTGCCTGGCGCTGCAGCCGGGTTTTTCTTATGCTGAAGATTATTTTGCACCTGAAGCGGTCGAACGTGAAGGCGGCGCCAGCACACCGGTTGATCTGTCAACCTTCAGTAAAGCAGGCGGACAGGCTCCGGGAATATATTCCACTGAAGTTTATGTTAACGGTAATTTCGTCGACGAACGCGAAATTCAGTACGAGCTGGATGACGGTAAACTGATCCCGGCCTTAAATAAGGGTGACCTGGTTGGCTGGGGCACAGAAAATAATGCCACACCGGCATTTATGCTGCTTAATGACGGGCAGAAGATAACTAAAATCAGCAGCTACATTCCTGATGCGCGCATTGTGTTTGACTTTGTTCAGCAGCGTCTGGATATCTCAATTCCCCAAGAGTATGTGCGCAAAAATGCCCAGGGGTATATCAACCGGGTGAGTGGGATGACGGCTTGCCGATGTTTTTCGTCAACTACGGGGTGTCGGGTGCGGAATCGCGCAGTGATTTCCGTTCCGGCCGTGACCATAATGTGTACCTGA
- the lpfB_1 gene encoding putative fimbrial chaperone LpfB (ID:JIFNMEKO_00124;~source:Prodigal:2.6) has product MSYKVISTLFFVALCCSPFSYAGIEIGGSRLVYDGNLKQASISINNPDDKPYLIQSWVNKQQESDEDDESFMTTPPIFRLEPHSQNSVRVVYTGKSLPQDKESVYWLNIKSIPSSDPNATNQLLITVKNKMKLFYRPAGLSGDPATAYQKLEFRQREGRLLVFNPTPYSVSFYDVKVNGVAVKNPSMVLPREELALQHAAAPGAKISWRAINVFGGISEEENKKL; this is encoded by the coding sequence ATGTCATATAAAGTTATTTCCACCCTGTTTTTTGTTGCGCTCTGCTGCTCTCCGTTTAGTTATGCCGGGATTGAAATTGGCGGGTCACGTCTTGTTTATGACGGTAATCTGAAACAGGCCAGTATCAGCATTAATAACCCGGACGATAAACCTTATCTTATTCAGTCATGGGTAAATAAACAGCAGGAGAGCGACGAAGACGACGAGTCATTTATGACTACGCCACCTATTTTTCGTCTTGAACCTCACAGCCAGAATTCTGTCCGCGTTGTCTATACCGGAAAATCGCTGCCACAGGATAAAGAATCTGTTTACTGGCTTAATATTAAAAGTATTCCTTCCAGTGACCCTAACGCGACAAATCAGTTATTGATCACGGTAAAAAATAAAATGAAATTATTTTACCGTCCTGCAGGATTATCCGGCGACCCGGCGACTGCCTATCAGAAACTTGAATTTCGTCAGCGTGAAGGCAGATTATTGGTATTTAATCCGACACCCTACAGCGTCTCTTTTTATGATGTAAAAGTGAATGGAGTTGCCGTAAAAAATCCATCAATGGTACTTCCCCGTGAAGAGTTAGCGCTGCAACATGCGGCAGCTCCCGGTGCAAAAATTAGCTGGCGGGCCATTAACGTTTTTGGCGGGATATCAGAAGAAGAAAATAAAAAACTTTAA
- a CDS encoding hypothetical protein (ID:JIFNMEKO_00125;~source:Prodigal:2.6), translated as MIKKINSLAILVAALGCSSVLHAADGVINFTGNITDKACTVDTASAN; from the coding sequence GTGATTAAAAAAATAAATTCTCTTGCTATTCTGGTTGCAGCTTTAGGGTGCAGTTCTGTGCTTCATGCGGCTGATGGTGTGATTAACTTCACCGGTAACATCACCGATAAAGCCTGTACCGTTGACACCGCTTCTGCCAATTAG
- a CDS encoding hypothetical protein (ID:JIFNMEKO_00126;~source:Prodigal:2.6), producing MNTNSLLHPVRTFLHCTTPQGWLDEARKPQNLPLLLTDHLVCELKAAQTAMWLIRKYVADEESGDALLAWLKPWEQFVHAENSDLRFLEQNKSLSKRIVSRAEVPYGDDLVDKMILLIKEELHHFYQVMEIMQARGIPYVKITASRYAKGLLKAVSTSEPQALIDRLICGAYIEARSCERFASLAPYLDKPLADFYLSLLRSEARHYQDYLALARQISATDITARVRQIGLTEAGLILQPDSELRFHSGIPVHY from the coding sequence ATGAATACCAACTCGCTTTTGCATCCCGTCAGAACATTCCTGCATTGCACGACACCACAAGGCTGGCTGGATGAAGCCCGTAAGCCACAAAACTTACCGCTGTTACTGACAGATCATTTAGTTTGTGAGTTAAAAGCTGCACAGACAGCAATGTGGTTGATTCGTAAATATGTGGCAGATGAAGAGAGTGGTGACGCACTGTTGGCCTGGCTAAAGCCCTGGGAGCAGTTTGTTCATGCGGAAAACAGCGATTTACGTTTTCTTGAACAGAATAAATCATTGTCAAAACGTATTGTCAGTCGGGCTGAAGTGCCTTATGGCGATGATCTGGTTGATAAGATGATCCTGCTGATCAAAGAGGAGCTTCATCACTTTTATCAGGTAATGGAGATCATGCAGGCGCGTGGTATTCCTTATGTCAAAATTACAGCCAGTCGTTATGCTAAGGGGCTATTAAAAGCAGTCTCCACTTCCGAACCACAGGCACTGATCGACAGGCTTATCTGTGGTGCTTATATTGAAGCACGCTCCTGCGAACGTTTTGCCAGCCTTGCACCCTATCTGGATAAACCTCTGGCCGATTTTTATCTCTCATTGCTGCGCTCTGAAGCCCGTCATTATCAGGATTATCTGGCACTGGCCAGGCAAATATCGGCGACGGATATTACTGCCCGTGTACGTCAAATTGGCCTCACGGAGGCTGGCCTGATCTTACAACCTGATAGCGAATTACGTTTCCACAGTGGTATTCCAGTTCATTATTAA
- the rraB gene encoding Regulator of ribonuclease activity B (ID:JIFNMEKO_00127;~source:Prodigal:2.6) → MANDELLAEQKDETRFIIKVLLDDGSDPYALYTIEHHLSGDNFETLEKVAVEAFRLGYEVVDPEELELEDGSTVICCDLIAESALNAELIDAQVEQIVALVARFDVDYDGWGTYFEDPDGEEDDGDEDDATEHDTLH, encoded by the coding sequence ATGGCAAATGACGAGTTACTCGCCGAACAGAAAGATGAAACACGCTTTATTATTAAAGTGTTGCTTGATGATGGCAGTGATCCTTATGCGCTATATACTATCGAGCATCATCTCTCTGGTGACAATTTTGAGACACTGGAAAAAGTTGCCGTGGAAGCATTTCGCCTGGGTTACGAAGTGGTCGATCCTGAAGAGCTGGAATTGGAAGATGGCTCGACAGTGATATGTTGTGATTTGATAGCAGAGTCAGCACTCAATGCGGAGCTTATCGATGCACAGGTCGAGCAGATTGTGGCTTTAGTCGCGCGTTTTGACGTTGATTATGATGGCTGGGGGACCTATTTTGAAGATCCTGACGGCGAAGAGGACGACGGTGATGAAGATGATGCAACAGAGCACGACACTCTCCATTAA
- the argI gene encoding Ornithine carbamoyltransferase subunit I (ID:JIFNMEKO_00128;~source:Prodigal:2.6) — translation MDSLYHRHFLRLLDFTPAEIDNLLTLAASLKADKKQGSEKKYLKGKNIALIFEKDSTRTRCSFEVAAFDQGAHVTYLGPSGSQIGHKESMKDTARVLGRMYDGIQYRGYGQCLVESLAEYADVPVWNGLTNEFHPTQLLADLLTMQEHLPGKALSDMVLVYIGDARNNMGNTMMEAAALTGLDLRLVAPENCWPDAALVAECRKLAARNGGTITLTEHIAGGVAGADFIYTDVWVSMGEAKEVWEERIALLRPYQVNQRLLDLNGNPQVKFLHCLPAFHDDNTTLGKQMAERYDLHGGMEVTDEVFESPHSIVFDQAENRLHTIKAVMVATLGKP, via the coding sequence ATGGATTCTCTCTATCACCGTCATTTCCTCCGTCTGCTTGATTTCACCCCGGCAGAGATCGATAATCTGCTGACACTGGCTGCTTCATTGAAAGCCGATAAAAAGCAGGGAAGTGAGAAAAAATACCTGAAAGGTAAAAATATCGCGCTCATCTTCGAAAAAGACTCAACCCGTACCCGATGCTCTTTCGAAGTTGCCGCTTTTGATCAGGGGGCGCATGTCACCTATCTCGGCCCCAGTGGCAGCCAAATCGGCCATAAAGAGTCAATGAAAGATACCGCCAGGGTATTAGGACGTATGTATGACGGCATCCAGTATCGTGGTTATGGTCAGTGCCTGGTTGAATCACTGGCCGAATACGCTGACGTGCCGGTGTGGAACGGCCTGACCAATGAGTTTCATCCCACCCAGCTACTCGCAGATTTACTGACAATGCAGGAGCATCTGCCGGGCAAAGCACTGTCAGATATGGTGCTCGTGTATATTGGTGATGCACGTAATAACATGGGCAATACTATGATGGAAGCAGCAGCATTAACCGGGCTGGATCTGCGTCTGGTGGCACCAGAAAATTGCTGGCCTGATGCTGCTCTGGTGGCTGAATGTCGTAAGTTAGCTGCGCGTAACGGCGGCACGATTACCCTGACCGAACATATCGCCGGAGGAGTTGCGGGTGCCGACTTTATCTATACGGATGTCTGGGTATCGATGGGTGAAGCAAAGGAGGTCTGGGAAGAGCGCATCGCCTTATTACGCCCGTATCAGGTTAATCAGAGATTGCTGGATCTCAACGGAAATCCTCAGGTCAAATTTTTACATTGCCTGCCTGCTTTTCATGATGATAACACGACCTTAGGCAAGCAGATGGCCGAACGCTATGATTTACACGGCGGAATGGAAGTTACCGATGAGGTTTTCGAATCGCCGCACAGTATTGTATTTGATCAGGCAGAAAATCGCCTGCACACCATCAAAGCTGTGATGGTCGCTACGCTGGGAAAACCATAA
- the pyrB gene encoding Aspartate carbamoyltransferase catalytic subunit (ID:JIFNMEKO_00129;~source:Prodigal:2.6), whose translation MANPLYRKHIISINDLSREELELLLETAASLKARPQPELLKHAVVASCFFEASTRTRLSFETAIHRLGASVVGFADGGNTSMGKKGEMLADTISVIGTYVDAIVMRHPQEGAARLATEFSGGIPILNAGDGANQHPTQTLLDLFTIQETQGRLSNLDIAMVGDLKYGRTVHSLTQALAKFPDNRFWFIAPDALAMPAYITDMLDEKGIVWHCHNSIEAVVPKVDILYMTRVQKERLDPSEYANVKAQFVLRAADLTHARDTMKVLHPLPRIDEITQDVDNTPYAWYFQQAGNGIYARQALLARVLNCDLTI comes from the coding sequence ATGGCTAACCCACTGTATAGAAAACATATTATTTCCATCAACGATTTGAGTCGTGAAGAACTTGAGTTGCTGCTGGAAACGGCTGCCAGTCTGAAAGCTCGTCCACAACCCGAGTTACTCAAACATGCGGTAGTTGCCAGCTGCTTTTTTGAGGCATCGACCCGCACCCGATTATCGTTTGAAACAGCGATTCATCGACTCGGCGCTTCTGTGGTGGGGTTTGCTGATGGCGGTAATACCTCAATGGGAAAAAAAGGCGAAATGCTTGCCGATACCATCTCAGTGATAGGCACCTATGTTGATGCCATCGTCATGCGACACCCGCAGGAGGGTGCGGCACGCCTTGCTACCGAGTTCTCAGGGGGGATCCCGATACTGAATGCCGGAGATGGTGCTAATCAGCACCCAACCCAGACGTTGCTGGACTTGTTTACTATTCAGGAGACACAAGGCAGGCTGAGCAATCTGGATATTGCGATGGTTGGTGACCTGAAATACGGTCGGACTGTTCATTCACTGACCCAAGCTCTGGCAAAATTTCCTGATAACCGCTTCTGGTTTATCGCCCCTGATGCGTTAGCCATGCCCGCTTACATCACCGATATGCTTGATGAAAAAGGTATTGTATGGCACTGCCATAACAGTATTGAGGCGGTGGTACCGAAGGTGGATATTCTGTATATGACCCGGGTTCAGAAAGAGCGCCTTGACCCTTCAGAGTACGCCAACGTTAAAGCTCAGTTTGTGCTACGCGCGGCTGATTTGACGCACGCACGTGACACGATGAAAGTGTTGCACCCTCTGCCTCGTATTGACGAGATCACACAGGATGTGGATAACACGCCGTATGCCTGGTATTTCCAGCAAGCGGGTAACGGCATTTACGCACGTCAGGCGTTACTGGCACGGGTTCTTAATTGCGATTTAACCATCTAA
- the pyrI gene encoding Aspartate carbamoyltransferase regulatory chain (ID:JIFNMEKO_00130;~source:Prodigal:2.6), protein MTQQDNKLQVEAIRCGTVIDHIPAQIGFKLLSLFRLTETDQRITIGFNLPSGELGRKDLIKIENTFLTENQINQLAVYAPQATVNRIDNYEVVGKISPTLPERIEQVLRCPNSNCISRSEPIYSSFAVKKRHDNLTLSCKYCEREFAHHVVLASS, encoded by the coding sequence ATGACTCAACAGGATAATAAATTACAGGTAGAAGCCATTCGCTGCGGCACCGTGATTGATCATATTCCGGCACAGATTGGTTTTAAATTACTGTCACTGTTCCGGCTGACTGAAACCGATCAGCGTATCACCATCGGTTTTAATTTACCTTCAGGAGAACTTGGACGTAAGGACCTGATTAAAATAGAAAATACGTTTCTGACAGAAAATCAGATCAATCAGCTTGCTGTCTATGCTCCTCAGGCTACAGTTAACCGCATCGATAATTATGAGGTAGTGGGGAAGATTTCACCGACCCTGCCTGAACGTATTGAACAGGTATTACGTTGCCCTAACAGCAACTGCATCAGCCGGAGTGAACCGATATACTCCAGCTTTGCAGTAAAAAAACGTCATGACAATCTGACCCTAAGCTGTAAATATTGTGAACGCGAATTTGCACATCATGTGGTACTCGCCAGTTCCTGA
- the ridA_1 gene encoding 2-iminobutanoate/2-iminopropanoate deaminase (ID:JIFNMEKO_00131;~source:Prodigal:2.6), translated as MTREISTTDAPAAIGPYVQGVDLGNMVMTSGQIPVNPQTGAVADDVTAQTRQSLENVKAIILAAGLTVADIVKTTVFVKDLNDFTTINAAYEAFFTAHQAPFPARSCVEVARLPKDVKIEIEAIALRR; from the coding sequence ATGACCCGTGAAATAAGTACAACAGACGCACCTGCAGCCATTGGCCCTTACGTACAAGGGGTAGACCTCGGCAATATGGTGATGACTTCAGGGCAGATCCCGGTCAATCCGCAGACCGGTGCTGTTGCTGATGATGTCACTGCACAAACCCGACAATCTCTGGAAAACGTCAAAGCCATTATCCTCGCGGCAGGCTTAACCGTGGCCGATATAGTCAAAACCACGGTGTTCGTAAAAGATCTCAATGACTTCACCACTATCAATGCCGCATATGAAGCTTTTTTTACCGCACATCAGGCACCATTCCCGGCTCGCTCCTGTGTTGAAGTTGCCCGCCTGCCTAAGGATGTGAAGATCGAGATCGAAGCCATCGCACTGCGCCGCTAA